TGCCAGAAGTATATAAGGTCACTCATGTTCAGTGCAGTCCGTATATGTCCACCAGCATGGTTTTTAAATCCTGAGGCTCTACCAGCCTGCACTCTTGCATACCCAAGCATAGTACCTTTGTGGCGTTCCTCACTACAAAACCAAGGTCGTGGGATACTACTACAAGGGTTTTGTCCTTACGGGCAGTCCTTAAGAACTCTTCCACATGCTCCTGGGCATGTATATCCAAACCAGTCGTGGGCTCATCGAGGATAAGAAGGTCTGGATCCTTAAGGAAGGCAATAGAAAGAAGTACCTTCTGTTGCTCGCCTCCAGATAGCTTTACGTAAGGCCTGTGGAGGACATTCTCAAGGTGGAGAAAGCTTATGATCCAGCCTACCTTCTGCTTTGGTGCTACAGCCCTGAAGAGTTCCGCCGGGGTTCCAGTAAAGAACCTTTCCACAGAAATTCTCTGCGGTACGTACCCAACCCTTTTGCTATTTACTAAAATCCTGCCACTTTGCGCTTTTATCAGGCCGAGTATTATCTTAAGGAGGGTTGTCTTTCCAGCACCGTTTGGTCCAACTATGCAGAAGAAGTCTCCCCTGTACACTGAGAAGCTAAGGTCCTTAAAAAGATACTCTCCCCTTCGGTAGGCAAAGGTTAGGTTTTCTACCCTTATTATCTCATTCATCTGCACTCTAAAGCTCTGCGCAAAGTTTGAAGGTTTTCAAGCATAAAATCTATGTAGTCTTTGTTACCCTCTGGCAACATGGAGGTGTTTATGTAAAGTACCTCAACTCTTGCTTCCTTTGCTATCTTATTGACGGCATCTGAGCTAAAACCCTTCTCCACCAGGATATACCTTAGGCCCTTCTCTTTTATAAGGTCTATCAATCTTGCCAGGTCTTTGGGTCTTGGCTCTTCTTCTGCATGTAGCCCAGCTATACCCACGGAAGAAATGCCATAGTCTTTCAGGTAGCCTAGGGAAAGGTGAGTAGACACAAGGAGGTTGAACTTGCACGATGAGAGGCCTTTTCTGTATTCATGATCCAAGGCGTAGAGTTTCTTTAGGTACTGCCTCTTCTTGTTTTCATCCACGAAGTCTCCCTTGAGGCCCTGGACGTAGGCTATGGTCCTTTTGGGAGAAAGCCAAAAATGGGGATCTGTCTGCCCGTAAGCCTTTTCAAGGAATACCCAATTTCTCGCCTCCAGTGTTCTCTTAGCGTAGCCCATAAGCTTCCTCTCCCATGGTTCCACGCCTAAGGTTATGAGCAAAGATGCCTGCGAAAGCCTTCTCATATCGTCTGGGTTAAGCTCGTAGTGATGGGGATCTCCAGAAGTTTTGATGAGTACGTCCACTCTGTAACTATCTTTTACTATGTTCTTTACTGGATAGTAGAGTGGGTACGTGCTTACCACTATAAGGTCCTTAGCAAAGGATATACCTAAGAGTAGTAGGAATAAAGATAAAAACACCTTCATGGGTTTAGCCATCTCATGAATACGTAAATCAACCATCCAGTAAAGGCTACATAGATCCACACAAAGGCGGTTATAGGAGCAACCTTTCTATGCTTGTGGTGTAGTCCTTTAAGTCCATAAAACAAGGTAACGACAGCTAGAGGAAAGTTTACCAAGGCGAGTATGGTATGCGACCACAGTATGGTAAGGAAAAGCCCCCTGTAAGGTCCCATGTACTTCTCAGGCGGGTAGAGGGCGTTCTTTATGAGGTATAGGGCTACAAAGATGAGTGCAAAGAAGGATGCAGTGATCATACTTCTCTTGTGGTACTCCCTGAGGTTCTTCTTTATGAAGACAAGGCCCGCTATTATGCAAAGCCCACTTATACCTATGGTTATAGCGCCAAGAGTGTCCAACAGAAGCTTACCTTCCATGGTCAGATACCTCTAAAGATTTCTTCAGAACGTATACAACGAATATTATCCCAGATATCACGGCCAAAAGGGTTCCCACACCCATAAGAGCTAAGGAAAACAGAACGAAGGGGTCATCAGTATAGGCAGTGCCGTAGGTTTTGCGTGGAGCGTGCCTTTTGCCCGCAAAGTACAGACCCAGTACGAAGAGGATCATCCCAACACCGTACATAATCGTCTGTAGCTTAGAGAGACTTAGTTTTATCCTTTTACCTTCTCCTACAAGATAGTCGTAGGATAGTATCATAAGGGAGAGGGTTAAACTGGTCACGGCTCCGTGATAGTGAGCAGGAACCCTTAGATCCTGGCCAAAACCCATATAGGCTATAGCTATGCCTAAAAAGTAAAGACTCATAGAGAGAAGAAGTCCAGTTTTATGTAATCCTTCCGGCTTTAGACCTGCTTCCTTGAGTATGAAGAAGGCGTGCACAAACATGGGAATGCCCAAGCCTACCGCGTAGGCCACCTCGGTAAACACCTTAGCCTCTCTGGATACTGGGTCCTGGAAGAGAACGGGAACCAAGGCCAAGAGTGAACCAAACAACAAAAAGCTCACAGATACCCATCTTAACTTGTCTATTTTGATGTCTTTCTTTGAGAGGTAGTACCAGCAGAAGAGGAGAAGAGCACCGTTTATGTACTGGTGTATGTGGCCTGGTGCCCAATAAAGCCTCTCGTAGAAGAGATAAACCTCATCGTGAGAGCCTGTTTTAAAGGTAGAAAGTAGAAAAGCTACTAGCATAAGGAAGGATAAAGCTACAGTCAACGAAAGGGTATGTTTTTCAGGATATGTGGAAGATATATCTTTCATAGCCCTAGGTAAGGTTGAAAGGGTAGCTATCCAGAAACCTGCAAAAAAAGAACCAGCTCCAAGGAAGAAAAGGGGATGCACTATGGTGGGAAGGTAGTTGTTAGAGACGGCCTTTCCCTGACCTGCAAGAGCTGCAGCAGCTATAAGGAAAAAGCCAGCAAGAGCTAGGTAGTAGCTAAAGCGTGGAACTGTTTGGTAGTACCTTTGCCATAGTACCATGGTGAAGGTAAGCAAGAATACAACTATGGCTAGGTCTACGTGTCCTACGAGTGCGTGGTAGAAGTAATTAGGGGGGAAGTACTTGTATACGCCAGGTGTGCGGGCCATTGCCACAACAAAGGCTAAAAAACCACCAACACCCAAAGAGGTTATAGCCAGTAGGAAAAGCTTTCTCTCCATGTTATCTCACCATGTCAAACACCATCAAAGAAAAGAGCAGAGCAAGGTAAATTATAGAATAGAAGAATACCAGCATGTACTTTTCCTTCCTGAAGAAGAAGGCGTATATGGTTACCGCGATGTAAACAAGGCTGAGGATTAGGGCACAGAAGAAGTAAAGCTTCCCTGCCATACCGTAGACAGAGGGAAGAAGGCTTATGGGTAAAAGGGAGGCTGTGTAGAGCAGTGTCTTTAGCTTTGTTTGATGTATGCCAGCTACCACTGGCAGCGCTGGAACGTTAGCCTTTTTGTAATCTTCAAGGTACTTTATGGCTAGCACCCAAAAGTGTGGAGGTTGCCACACGAACATTATGAGAAACAGAAGCAAAGGTTCTACGCTCAAACTGTTGGACACAGCCGTATAGCCTATGACAGGTGGCAGAGCACCAGAAACACCACCTATCTCAGTGGCCAGAGGAGTTTTTCTCTTGAGCATAAGCGTGTAGACTACTGAGTACCAAAAGGCTGCAAGGGCTGTAAAGAATGTGGCCAGAGGGTTTGTAAAGTAGAACATAACCAGGAGGGCTATGACTATGAGCGTTATACCAAACACAAGGGCATGCGATGGTGGAACCGCACCCAAAGGTATAGGCCTATTGGAGGTTCTACTCATTATGGCATCTATATCTTTCTCAAACACTTGGTTGAGCACTGCAGAGCCTCCAGATGCTAAGCCAGTACCTACAAGGGTCCATAGGACAAGGTCTAAGTTTGGTATTCCCCTTTTGGCGAAGTACATACCCGTCAAGGTAGTTATGAGTACGAGTAGCACAATACCTGGTTTTGTAAGCGCTATGTAGTCTCTAATGGTGGTTGTGTATGATATAGCCTTTGTTAACTTCACCATGCTAACCTTACCTCTCTTTTAGAGCCCAAGCTCAGGTTTACATGGTAAGTGAGCCATACAAACAAGAAAAAGCCTGAGGCTGTATCTAAGAAAACAAGGGGTGTAAAGAAACCAGACAGAACCATGCTTATGGCAAAGACAAATTGAAGGTTTATGAGCAAGAAGGTAATAAGTGTTATCCTGTTTCTGTCTGCAAGAAAGACTATCAAAAAGGCAAGCCATGTGGTGTAGGCGAGGTTCCTATGGATGAACTGTAGAGCTACCCGCCAGTCTTCCATAGGAGGTATAAGGTAACCGTTACAGGTCGGCCACTCATGTCCACAGGCCTCACCTGAGCCAGTGTACCTTACTAGTACTCCAGTAAGCATCGTAGCTATGGCAAAAGCGTAAGCCCATAGAGGTATGCTACCCCTTGTCCACCTTTGCGAGTAGAGAAACCTGTATGTAAGCACAAGTCCAAAGAGTACAAGCATAGACTCGTATATGTGAAAGGACTCTATGAACATGTGTGAGAGGTGTTTAAGGTGTGGAGTTTCTTCCTTTATCATCCTCATACCAGTAAAAGCGGCGCTGAGGGTAAAAAACAAAGCTATGGCTGAAGTCAGTTTGGGAAGTCCCTTGTATTGCCTCCACACGTAGATGAAGCTAAGCAGGACAAACACACCAGCCAATCCGCTTATGGTTCTGTGCCCCATCTCGAGCTTTGCAGAGAGGTCCTTAGGTATGCTAAAGTCACCGTAGCACAAAGGCCAGCTGGGGCAGGCGAGTCCAGAGTCTGTGGTCCTTACAAGACCTCCCCATACCATGACGAGGTACGTAAACAGGATACCCAACAACAAAAAAAGTTTTACCTTCATGTTGATGATTATAAGACTACTTAACAACTTACAATATAATCTCTTAACTACTATGGAGAAGTTTTACGTTACCACGCCCATATACTACGTGAACGACGTGCCCCATATAGGACACGCTTACACAACCATAGCTGCCGACACTCTGGCACGCTACTACAGGCTAAGAGGCTTTGATGTCTTTTTCTTGACAGGGACGGATGAGCATGGGCTAAAGATACAGAAGGCTGCAGAGGAGAAGGGCATACATCCAAAAGAACTGGTAGACCAGAATGCCCAGAACTTCATTAACCTATGGAAGGAGCTAAACATAAGCTTTGACCACTTCATAAGGACAACGGACCCATACCATGTGAAGTTCGTACAGGAAGTCTTCAGGATAAGCTACGAGAGAGGGGACATATACCTAGGAGAATATGAAGGTTGGTACTGTGTAGGTTGTGAAGAGTTCAAGAGTGAGGCCGAACTCTTAGAAGGAAACGTATGCCCAACGCATCTTAAACCCTGCGAGTACATAAAAGAGCCCTCTTACTTTTTCAGGCTCTCCAAGTACCAGGATAGGCTCTTAGAACTTTATGAAAGCCAAAAGGAATTTGTGCTTCCATCATACAGGTTCAATGAAGTTGTAAGCTTTGTAAGGCAAGGCCTTAAGGACCTGTCGGTAACAAGACCCAGACAGAGGGTAAGATGGGGCATACAGGTACCCTTTGATCCAGACCACACCATATACGTATGGTTTGATGCCCTGTTTAACTACGTATCTGCGGTGGAGGGAAAACATTACTGGCCTGCAGACCTACACCTAGTGGGTAAAGACATATTACGGTTCCATGCTGTTTATTGGCCTGCCTTTCTAATGTCTACAGGTTACGAGCTACCAAGGAAGGTGTTTGCTCATGGTTGGTGGAAGGTAGAGGGGCATAAGATGTCCAAATCCCTCGGTAACGTGGTACATCCTCTAGACCTTGTTAGGACCTATGGACTTGACGAAATAAGATACTTCCTCTTGAGGGATATGCCTTTCGGGGATGACGGAGATCTTAGGAGAGATTCCATAATCAAGAGGTTGTCAGGGGAGCTTGCCAATGAAATAGGAAACCTTTTCAGCAGAGTTTGGAGCATGGACCTCAAGTACTTAGGCGGTTCAGTAAGTGGGCAAAAGGACATACAGTATCAAACCCTTGCACTTGATGTCGTAGAAAGCTACCACAGAAGCATGCAGAGGGTAGACTTCTACAACGCTCTGGAGGAGGTGTTAAGGCTCTCTTCTTTCTTGAACAAGTACGTAGACCAGCAGGCACCTTGGACTCTGGCAAAAACGGACCAAGAGAAGCTTCAAAAAGTCCTGTATACGCTGACGGATGGTGTCTTCCTTCTGATATGCCTTCTCTATCCTTTCATGCCTGGAAAGATGCAAAGAGCCCTTGAAAACCTCGGGGGTATCCAGATACCCACACAGATGGGACCTTACACTTACAGCCAATACACAGTAAAAGAAAAGCTTGTCCTTTTCCCAAGGCCTGAATGAAGCTTTACGTAGTAAAAGAGCTGGAAGGTTTCTTGCCAGCCACCCTTTTCCAAGCAATGGCTCAACTAGGGCAGGAATGTTTGATAATAACGGAACCAAAAGACACCTTCCTCAGCCTCGGTTACTTTGACAACCTCAAGTACCTTATAGATATCCACGAATGTCAGAAACTGAAGGTGCCCATCATGAGACGTATTACAGGAGGAGGTGCTGTTTTGCTCTCGAAGGGTCAGGTCTTCTACCAACTGGTTATAGATAGACACAAGGCTCCATTCAAAGTGGAAGAAGCCTACAGGAAGTTCTCCAAGCCAGTCATAGAGGTTTACAGAAGGCTAGGTCTTGAGGTCTACTACAGGCCTATAAATGACCTTGTGACCAAGGAAGGAAGGAAGATAAGCGGTCAGGGGGCGTGTGATGTGGGGAGAATGTTTGTGTTCGTGGGAAACGTCCTCGTGAACTTTGACACCCACCTTATGGCCAGGCTTTTTAGATTACCCAAGGAGTTTGTTAGCTTTGTGGAGGAGGCGCTTAGGGAGAATCTAACGTGGCTGGAGAGGGAGCTAAACAGGATGGTATCCTTTGAAGAGGTTGCTTCCCTTCTTGTAGAAGAGTTTTCCAAGATGTTAGACCTTGAAGGTCCATACCTACTGCCTGAAGAAGCCTTGAATCTTGCACAAAGTATAGCTCAAGAACAGAGCTCTCCCGAATGCCTCTTTGAAGACACGGGAAGAAAACATGAACTTATAAAGCTCAGAGAGGGAGTTTA
The DNA window shown above is from Thermocrinis minervae and carries:
- a CDS encoding metal ABC transporter ATP-binding protein; this encodes MNEIIRVENLTFAYRRGEYLFKDLSFSVYRGDFFCIVGPNGAGKTTLLKIILGLIKAQSGRILVNSKRVGYVPQRISVERFFTGTPAELFRAVAPKQKVGWIISFLHLENVLHRPYVKLSGGEQQKVLLSIAFLKDPDLLILDEPTTGLDIHAQEHVEEFLRTARKDKTLVVVSHDLGFVVRNATKVLCLGMQECRLVEPQDLKTMLVDIYGLH
- a CDS encoding metal ABC transporter substrate-binding protein; amino-acid sequence: MKVFLSLFLLLLGISFAKDLIVVSTYPLYYPVKNIVKDSYRVDVLIKTSGDPHHYELNPDDMRRLSQASLLITLGVEPWERKLMGYAKRTLEARNWVFLEKAYGQTDPHFWLSPKRTIAYVQGLKGDFVDENKKRQYLKKLYALDHEYRKGLSSCKFNLLVSTHLSLGYLKDYGISSVGIAGLHAEEEPRPKDLARLIDLIKEKGLRYILVEKGFSSDAVNKIAKEARVEVLYINTSMLPEGNKDYIDFMLENLQTLRRALECR
- a CDS encoding DUF420 domain-containing protein; translated protein: MEGKLLLDTLGAITIGISGLCIIAGLVFIKKNLREYHKRSMITASFFALIFVALYLIKNALYPPEKYMGPYRGLFLTILWSHTILALVNFPLAVVTLFYGLKGLHHKHRKVAPITAFVWIYVAFTGWLIYVFMRWLNP
- a CDS encoding cytochrome C oxidase subunit I, with protein sequence MERKLFLLAITSLGVGGFLAFVVAMARTPGVYKYFPPNYFYHALVGHVDLAIVVFLLTFTMVLWQRYYQTVPRFSYYLALAGFFLIAAAALAGQGKAVSNNYLPTIVHPLFFLGAGSFFAGFWIATLSTLPRAMKDISSTYPEKHTLSLTVALSFLMLVAFLLSTFKTGSHDEVYLFYERLYWAPGHIHQYINGALLLFCWYYLSKKDIKIDKLRWVSVSFLLFGSLLALVPVLFQDPVSREAKVFTEVAYAVGLGIPMFVHAFFILKEAGLKPEGLHKTGLLLSMSLYFLGIAIAYMGFGQDLRVPAHYHGAVTSLTLSLMILSYDYLVGEGKRIKLSLSKLQTIMYGVGMILFVLGLYFAGKRHAPRKTYGTAYTDDPFVLFSLALMGVGTLLAVISGIIFVVYVLKKSLEVSDHGR
- the cyoE gene encoding heme o synthase translates to MVKLTKAISYTTTIRDYIALTKPGIVLLVLITTLTGMYFAKRGIPNLDLVLWTLVGTGLASGGSAVLNQVFEKDIDAIMSRTSNRPIPLGAVPPSHALVFGITLIVIALLVMFYFTNPLATFFTALAAFWYSVVYTLMLKRKTPLATEIGGVSGALPPVIGYTAVSNSLSVEPLLLFLIMFVWQPPHFWVLAIKYLEDYKKANVPALPVVAGIHQTKLKTLLYTASLLPISLLPSVYGMAGKLYFFCALILSLVYIAVTIYAFFFRKEKYMLVFFYSIIYLALLFSLMVFDMVR
- a CDS encoding COX15/CtaA family protein, with the translated sequence MKVKLFLLLGILFTYLVMVWGGLVRTTDSGLACPSWPLCYGDFSIPKDLSAKLEMGHRTISGLAGVFVLLSFIYVWRQYKGLPKLTSAIALFFTLSAAFTGMRMIKEETPHLKHLSHMFIESFHIYESMLVLFGLVLTYRFLYSQRWTRGSIPLWAYAFAIATMLTGVLVRYTGSGEACGHEWPTCNGYLIPPMEDWRVALQFIHRNLAYTTWLAFLIVFLADRNRITLITFLLINLQFVFAISMVLSGFFTPLVFLDTASGFFLFVWLTYHVNLSLGSKREVRLAW
- the metG gene encoding methionine--tRNA ligase translates to MEKFYVTTPIYYVNDVPHIGHAYTTIAADTLARYYRLRGFDVFFLTGTDEHGLKIQKAAEEKGIHPKELVDQNAQNFINLWKELNISFDHFIRTTDPYHVKFVQEVFRISYERGDIYLGEYEGWYCVGCEEFKSEAELLEGNVCPTHLKPCEYIKEPSYFFRLSKYQDRLLELYESQKEFVLPSYRFNEVVSFVRQGLKDLSVTRPRQRVRWGIQVPFDPDHTIYVWFDALFNYVSAVEGKHYWPADLHLVGKDILRFHAVYWPAFLMSTGYELPRKVFAHGWWKVEGHKMSKSLGNVVHPLDLVRTYGLDEIRYFLLRDMPFGDDGDLRRDSIIKRLSGELANEIGNLFSRVWSMDLKYLGGSVSGQKDIQYQTLALDVVESYHRSMQRVDFYNALEEVLRLSSFLNKYVDQQAPWTLAKTDQEKLQKVLYTLTDGVFLLICLLYPFMPGKMQRALENLGGIQIPTQMGPYTYSQYTVKEKLVLFPRPE
- a CDS encoding lipoate--protein ligase family protein, which translates into the protein MKLYVVKELEGFLPATLFQAMAQLGQECLIITEPKDTFLSLGYFDNLKYLIDIHECQKLKVPIMRRITGGGAVLLSKGQVFYQLVIDRHKAPFKVEEAYRKFSKPVIEVYRRLGLEVYYRPINDLVTKEGRKISGQGACDVGRMFVFVGNVLVNFDTHLMARLFRLPKEFVSFVEEALRENLTWLERELNRMVSFEEVASLLVEEFSKMLDLEGPYLLPEEALNLAQSIAQEQSSPECLFEDTGRKHELIKLREGVYLKLVDSGLLLIEDGLVKRSLSFEE